A region of Fretibacterium sp. OH1220_COT-178 DNA encodes the following proteins:
- a CDS encoding DUF819 family protein translates to METWIKADDIWSLWAIIVGWAAVSIYLEQRYRWAAKVSGAIIALLGALVLANLGVIPTDSPVYDTIWGYVVLLAVPIMLFKANLRKIWLESGRTFLAFHIAAIGTVVGSILGLLFFGRWMPEALQVAAMITGSYIGGTVNFVAMSTQFQASQNVINASIVADNLNMALYFFVLLAIPSLLFFRRHYEHPYEKAANEGLREGENRAASYWGRKEIALLDIAKVVAAGFILVAVSVKLAGWMGAHPSLPAALRGILGSKYFVVTTLTVVAVTLCPRFFEEARGSQEIGTFLIYIFLVVIGTPASVRAIFLQSPIILLFCAFVVLVNMVVTLLVGKLFGFNLEELLVSSNATIGGPTTAAAMAISKGWDDLVLPAMLVGVWGYVIGNWIAITLGQAVFPALLG, encoded by the coding sequence ATGGAGACCTGGATCAAGGCGGACGACATCTGGTCGCTCTGGGCCATCATCGTCGGTTGGGCGGCGGTGAGCATCTATCTGGAGCAGCGGTATCGGTGGGCCGCGAAGGTCAGCGGGGCGATCATCGCGCTTCTGGGTGCGCTGGTCCTGGCGAACCTGGGGGTGATCCCCACGGACAGCCCCGTGTACGACACCATCTGGGGCTACGTGGTCCTGCTGGCGGTGCCGATCATGCTCTTCAAGGCCAACCTGCGGAAGATCTGGCTGGAGAGCGGGAGGACCTTCCTCGCCTTCCACATCGCCGCAATCGGAACGGTCGTCGGCAGCATCCTGGGGCTGCTCTTCTTCGGGCGCTGGATGCCGGAGGCCCTGCAGGTCGCCGCCATGATCACGGGCAGCTACATCGGCGGCACGGTCAACTTCGTCGCCATGTCCACCCAGTTCCAGGCGTCGCAGAACGTCATCAACGCCTCCATCGTGGCGGACAACCTGAACATGGCGCTCTACTTCTTCGTGCTCCTGGCGATCCCCAGCCTTCTGTTCTTCCGCAGGCACTACGAGCACCCCTACGAGAAGGCCGCCAACGAGGGGCTGAGGGAGGGGGAAAACCGCGCCGCAAGTTACTGGGGCCGCAAGGAGATCGCCCTGCTGGACATCGCCAAGGTCGTGGCCGCGGGGTTCATCCTGGTGGCGGTCTCCGTCAAGCTGGCGGGCTGGATGGGCGCGCACCCGTCCCTGCCGGCCGCCCTGCGGGGCATCCTCGGCAGCAAATACTTCGTCGTCACGACGCTGACCGTGGTGGCCGTCACGCTGTGCCCCAGGTTCTTCGAGGAGGCGAGGGGCTCTCAGGAGATCGGAACCTTCCTGATCTACATCTTCCTGGTGGTGATCGGCACGCCGGCCTCGGTGCGGGCCATCTTCCTCCAGAGCCCGATCATCCTGCTCTTCTGCGCGTTCGTGGTGCTCGTGAACATGGTCGTTACGCTGCTGGTCGGCAAGCTCTTCGGATTCAACCTGGAGGAGCTGCTGGTCTCCTCCAACGCCACGATCGGCGGCCCGACGACCGCCGCGGCCATGGCGATCAGCAAGGGATGGGACGACCTGGTGCTTCCCGCCATGCTGGTGGGGGTCTGGGGGTACGTCATCGGAAACTGGATCGCCATCACCCTGGGACAGGCCGTATTTCCCGCTCTCCTGGGCTGA